From Rhinolophus sinicus isolate RSC01 linkage group LG15, ASM3656204v1, whole genome shotgun sequence, the proteins below share one genomic window:
- the TMC8 gene encoding transmembrane channel-like protein 8 isoform X1: MFPCPQGCLLLISGHARAETLALTQPGPHTPPGEGGVLPTVLHAQRPSGDAAAVVRAVGAGPRGAGRRRAVGAGNGAAVLLQGSRADAALFHGGQALHPLREPPEGVKTSCWQRWQRRQQTAGRRLGEAVQRLAQGFGLWEGALYEIGGLFGTGIQSYFTFLRFLLLLNLLTLLLTSSFVLLPLVWLRPPDPGPALNFTLQCPGGTQLQTSVPNFHNQLWNVLTGRAFNNTYLFYGGYRAGPESSSAYSIRLAYLLSPLACLLLCFCGILRRMVKGLPQRLFLGQDYRSPLSAKVFSSWDFCIRGQEAATIKKHEISNEFKVELEEGHRFLLVQQQTRSQRACHLLTCLRVNVLIGLLVVGGISAIFWATKYSQDNKEEPLFVLLQYLPPGVIALVNFLGPLLFVFLVQLENYPPNTEVNLTLMWCVVLKLASLGMFSFSLGQTMLCIGRNKTSCESYGYDACDYQCWENSVGEELYKLSTFNFLLTVAFTFLVSLPRRLLVERFSGRFWAWLDREEFLVPKNVLDIVAAQTVTWMGLFYCPLLPLFNSIFIFLTFYIKKYTLLRNSRASPRRFRASSSTFFFQLVLILGLLVATVPLGYVVSSIHSSWDCGLFANYSAPWQVVPELVALWLPPSGQRAVHYLGSHAFSFPLLILLSLVLTVCVSQSQAKARAIHGLRKQLVWQVQEKWHLVEDLSRLLPDPGLADSLGPESPHWRSSRPRSFCPGFPCPGSPRPGPSLADPTCRFHFPSSTDPTPAAT; the protein is encoded by the exons ATGTTCCCTTGTCCCCAG GGATGTCTTCTCCTCATTTCTGGGCACGCTAGAGCCGAGACCTTGGCGCTCACCCAGCCGGGGCCCCACACCcctcctggggagggaggggtgctGCCCACCGTGCTCCACGCTCAACGCCCCAGCGGAGATGCTGCGGCAGTGGTCCGTGCAGTCGGGGCAGGCCCACGGGGAGCCGGCAGGCGAAGAGCTGTGGGAGCAGGAAATGGAGCGGCTGTTTTGCTCCAGGGCTCCCGTGCGGACGCTGCCCTATTCCATGGTGGACAAGCGCTTCATCCG CTGCGCGAGCCGCCCGAGGGGGTGAAGACCTCATGCTGGCAGCGGTGGCAGCGCAGGCAGCAGACTGCAGGACGGCGCCTGGGGGAGGCAGTGCAGCGGCTGGCCCAGGGCTTTGGGCTCTGGGAAGGGGCACTCTACGAGATCGGGG GCCTCTTTGGCACTGGAATCCAGTCCTATTTCACCTTCCTTCGCTTCCTGTTGCTGCTCAATCTGCTGACCCTGCTTCTGACCTCCAGTTTCGTCCTGCTGCCCCTGGTCTGGCTCCGGCCCCCTGACCCAGGCCCTGCCCTTAACTTCA CCCTCCAGTGCCCTGGTGGCACCCAGCTCCAGACCAGTGTTCCCAATTTCCACAATCAACTTTGGAATGTTCTAACTGGCAGG GCCTTCAACAACACCTATCTCTTTTATGGCGGGTACCGGGCAGGCCCCGAGAGCAGCTCTGCATACAGCATCCGCCTGGCCTACCTCCTGAGCCCTCTGGCCTGCCTGCTCCTCTGCTTCTGTGGGATTCTGCGGCG GATGGTGAAGGGGCTGCCTCAGAGGCTGTTCCTGGGCCAGGACTACAGGTCACCTCTCAGTGCCAAGGTCTTCTCCTCCTGGGATTTCTGTATCCGGGGACAGGAAGCAGCCACCATCAAAAAGCATGAGATCAGCAACGAGTTCAAG GTAGAGCTGGAGGAGGGGCATCGCTTCCTGCTGGTGCAACAGCAGACCCGGTCCCAGAGAGCCTGCCACCTGCTCACCTGCCTGCGGGTCAACGTCCTCATTGGGCTCCTGGTGGTCGGGGGCATCAGTGCCATCTTCTGGGCCACCAAATACTCGCAGGACAACAAGGAG GAACCCCTGTTTGTGCTACTCCAGTACCTGCCCCCTGGGGTCATCGCTCTGGTCAACTTTCTGGGGCCTCTGCTGTTTGTTTTCCTGGTCCAGCTGGAGAACTACCCTCCCAACACTGAGGTCAACCTCACCCTTATGTG GTGCGTGGTGCTGAAGCTGGCCAGCCTGGGGATGTTCTCCTTCTCTTTGGGTCAGACCATGCTGTGCATCGGCAGAAACAAGACGAGCTGTGAGTCCTACGGCTACGACGCCTGCGACTACCAG TGCTGGGAGAACTCAGTGGGGGAGGAGCTGTACAAGCTAAGCACCTTCAACTTCCTGCTCACCGTGGCCTTCACCTTCCTCGTCAGCCTGCCTAGGAG GCTGCTGGTGGAACGATTCTCAGGCCGGTTCTGGGCCTGGTTGGACCGGGAGGAGTTCTTGGTGCCCAAGAACGTGTTGGACATCGTGGCAGCGCAGACGGTTACCTGGATGGGCCTCTTCTACTGCCCCCTGTTGCCCTTGTTCAACAGCATCTTCATCTTCCTCACCTTCTACATCAAGAAG TACACCCTCCTGAGGAACTCCAGGGCGTCCCCTCGCCGATTCCGGGCTTCCAGCTCTACCTTCTTCTTCCAGCTGGTGCTCATCCTCGGCCTGCTTGTGGCCACCGTGCCGCTGGGCTACGTGGTCAGCAG CATCCACTCCTCTTGGGACTGCGGCCTCTTCGCCAACTACTCGGCCCCCTGGCAGGTGGTCCCGGAGCTGGTGGCCCTGTGGCTGCCACCCTCTGGCCAGCGTGCTGTCCACTACCTGGGCTCCCATGCCTTCAGCTTTCCCCTCCTCATCCTGCTCAG CCTCGTCCTGACCGTGTGCGTCTCGCAGTCCCAGGCCAAGGCAAGGGCCATCCACGGCCTCCGCAAGCAGCTGGTATGG CAAGTCCAGGAGAAGTGGCACCTGGTGGAGGACCTGTCGCGGCTGCTGCCAGACCCGGGCCTCGCTGACTCTCTGGGGCCTGAGTCCCCTCACTGGCGATCTTCCCGCCCGCGATCCTTCTGCCCCGGATTCCCTTGCCCAGGATCCCCCAGGCCGGGACCCTCCCTCGCGGATCCCACCTGTAGATTCCACTTCCCCAGCAGCACGGATCCCACCCCCGCCGCCACCTAG
- the TMC8 gene encoding transmembrane channel-like protein 8 isoform X2 — MLRQWSVQSGQAHGEPAGEELWEQEMERLFCSRAPVRTLPYSMVDKRFIRQLREPPEGVKTSCWQRWQRRQQTAGRRLGEAVQRLAQGFGLWEGALYEIGGLFGTGIQSYFTFLRFLLLLNLLTLLLTSSFVLLPLVWLRPPDPGPALNFTLQCPGGTQLQTSVPNFHNQLWNVLTGRAFNNTYLFYGGYRAGPESSSAYSIRLAYLLSPLACLLLCFCGILRRMVKGLPQRLFLGQDYRSPLSAKVFSSWDFCIRGQEAATIKKHEISNEFKVELEEGHRFLLVQQQTRSQRACHLLTCLRVNVLIGLLVVGGISAIFWATKYSQDNKEEPLFVLLQYLPPGVIALVNFLGPLLFVFLVQLENYPPNTEVNLTLMWCVVLKLASLGMFSFSLGQTMLCIGRNKTSCESYGYDACDYQCWENSVGEELYKLSTFNFLLTVAFTFLVSLPRRLLVERFSGRFWAWLDREEFLVPKNVLDIVAAQTVTWMGLFYCPLLPLFNSIFIFLTFYIKKYTLLRNSRASPRRFRASSSTFFFQLVLILGLLVATVPLGYVVSSIHSSWDCGLFANYSAPWQVVPELVALWLPPSGQRAVHYLGSHAFSFPLLILLSLVLTVCVSQSQAKARAIHGLRKQLVWQVQEKWHLVEDLSRLLPDPGLADSLGPESPHWRSSRPRSFCPGFPCPGSPRPGPSLADPTCRFHFPSSTDPTPAAT; from the exons ATGCTGCGGCAGTGGTCCGTGCAGTCGGGGCAGGCCCACGGGGAGCCGGCAGGCGAAGAGCTGTGGGAGCAGGAAATGGAGCGGCTGTTTTGCTCCAGGGCTCCCGTGCGGACGCTGCCCTATTCCATGGTGGACAAGCGCTTCATCCG GCAGCTGCGCGAGCCGCCCGAGGGGGTGAAGACCTCATGCTGGCAGCGGTGGCAGCGCAGGCAGCAGACTGCAGGACGGCGCCTGGGGGAGGCAGTGCAGCGGCTGGCCCAGGGCTTTGGGCTCTGGGAAGGGGCACTCTACGAGATCGGGG GCCTCTTTGGCACTGGAATCCAGTCCTATTTCACCTTCCTTCGCTTCCTGTTGCTGCTCAATCTGCTGACCCTGCTTCTGACCTCCAGTTTCGTCCTGCTGCCCCTGGTCTGGCTCCGGCCCCCTGACCCAGGCCCTGCCCTTAACTTCA CCCTCCAGTGCCCTGGTGGCACCCAGCTCCAGACCAGTGTTCCCAATTTCCACAATCAACTTTGGAATGTTCTAACTGGCAGG GCCTTCAACAACACCTATCTCTTTTATGGCGGGTACCGGGCAGGCCCCGAGAGCAGCTCTGCATACAGCATCCGCCTGGCCTACCTCCTGAGCCCTCTGGCCTGCCTGCTCCTCTGCTTCTGTGGGATTCTGCGGCG GATGGTGAAGGGGCTGCCTCAGAGGCTGTTCCTGGGCCAGGACTACAGGTCACCTCTCAGTGCCAAGGTCTTCTCCTCCTGGGATTTCTGTATCCGGGGACAGGAAGCAGCCACCATCAAAAAGCATGAGATCAGCAACGAGTTCAAG GTAGAGCTGGAGGAGGGGCATCGCTTCCTGCTGGTGCAACAGCAGACCCGGTCCCAGAGAGCCTGCCACCTGCTCACCTGCCTGCGGGTCAACGTCCTCATTGGGCTCCTGGTGGTCGGGGGCATCAGTGCCATCTTCTGGGCCACCAAATACTCGCAGGACAACAAGGAG GAACCCCTGTTTGTGCTACTCCAGTACCTGCCCCCTGGGGTCATCGCTCTGGTCAACTTTCTGGGGCCTCTGCTGTTTGTTTTCCTGGTCCAGCTGGAGAACTACCCTCCCAACACTGAGGTCAACCTCACCCTTATGTG GTGCGTGGTGCTGAAGCTGGCCAGCCTGGGGATGTTCTCCTTCTCTTTGGGTCAGACCATGCTGTGCATCGGCAGAAACAAGACGAGCTGTGAGTCCTACGGCTACGACGCCTGCGACTACCAG TGCTGGGAGAACTCAGTGGGGGAGGAGCTGTACAAGCTAAGCACCTTCAACTTCCTGCTCACCGTGGCCTTCACCTTCCTCGTCAGCCTGCCTAGGAG GCTGCTGGTGGAACGATTCTCAGGCCGGTTCTGGGCCTGGTTGGACCGGGAGGAGTTCTTGGTGCCCAAGAACGTGTTGGACATCGTGGCAGCGCAGACGGTTACCTGGATGGGCCTCTTCTACTGCCCCCTGTTGCCCTTGTTCAACAGCATCTTCATCTTCCTCACCTTCTACATCAAGAAG TACACCCTCCTGAGGAACTCCAGGGCGTCCCCTCGCCGATTCCGGGCTTCCAGCTCTACCTTCTTCTTCCAGCTGGTGCTCATCCTCGGCCTGCTTGTGGCCACCGTGCCGCTGGGCTACGTGGTCAGCAG CATCCACTCCTCTTGGGACTGCGGCCTCTTCGCCAACTACTCGGCCCCCTGGCAGGTGGTCCCGGAGCTGGTGGCCCTGTGGCTGCCACCCTCTGGCCAGCGTGCTGTCCACTACCTGGGCTCCCATGCCTTCAGCTTTCCCCTCCTCATCCTGCTCAG CCTCGTCCTGACCGTGTGCGTCTCGCAGTCCCAGGCCAAGGCAAGGGCCATCCACGGCCTCCGCAAGCAGCTGGTATGG CAAGTCCAGGAGAAGTGGCACCTGGTGGAGGACCTGTCGCGGCTGCTGCCAGACCCGGGCCTCGCTGACTCTCTGGGGCCTGAGTCCCCTCACTGGCGATCTTCCCGCCCGCGATCCTTCTGCCCCGGATTCCCTTGCCCAGGATCCCCCAGGCCGGGACCCTCCCTCGCGGATCCCACCTGTAGATTCCACTTCCCCAGCAGCACGGATCCCACCCCCGCCGCCACCTAG
- the TMC8 gene encoding transmembrane channel-like protein 8 isoform X3 codes for MLRQWSVQSGQAHGEPAGEELWEQEMERLFCSRAPVRTLPYSMVDKRFIRQLREPPEGVKTSCWQRWQRRQQTAGRRLGEAVQRLAQGFGLWEGALYEIGGLFGTGIQSYFTFLRFLLLLNLLTLLLTSSFVLLPLVWLRPPDPGPALNFTLQCPGGTQLQTSVPNFHNQLWNVLTGRAFNNTYLFYGGYRAGPESSSAYSIRLAYLLSPLACLLLCFCGILRRMVKGLPQRLFLGQDYRSPLSAKVFSSWDFCIRGQEAATIKKHEISNEFKVELEEGHRFLLVQQQTRSQRACHLLTCLRVNVLIGLLVVGGISAIFWATKYSQDNKEEPLFVLLQYLPPGVIALVNFLGPLLFVFLVQLENYPPNTEVNLTLMWCVVLKLASLGMFSFSLGQTMLCIGRNKTSCESYGYDACDYQCWENSVGEELYKLSTFNFLLTVAFTFLVSLPRRLLVERFSGRFWAWLDREEFLVPKNVLDIVAAQTVTWMGLFYCPLLPLFNSIFIFLTFYIKKLVLILGLLVATVPLGYVVSSIHSSWDCGLFANYSAPWQVVPELVALWLPPSGQRAVHYLGSHAFSFPLLILLSLVLTVCVSQSQAKARAIHGLRKQLVWQVQEKWHLVEDLSRLLPDPGLADSLGPESPHWRSSRPRSFCPGFPCPGSPRPGPSLADPTCRFHFPSSTDPTPAAT; via the exons ATGCTGCGGCAGTGGTCCGTGCAGTCGGGGCAGGCCCACGGGGAGCCGGCAGGCGAAGAGCTGTGGGAGCAGGAAATGGAGCGGCTGTTTTGCTCCAGGGCTCCCGTGCGGACGCTGCCCTATTCCATGGTGGACAAGCGCTTCATCCG GCAGCTGCGCGAGCCGCCCGAGGGGGTGAAGACCTCATGCTGGCAGCGGTGGCAGCGCAGGCAGCAGACTGCAGGACGGCGCCTGGGGGAGGCAGTGCAGCGGCTGGCCCAGGGCTTTGGGCTCTGGGAAGGGGCACTCTACGAGATCGGGG GCCTCTTTGGCACTGGAATCCAGTCCTATTTCACCTTCCTTCGCTTCCTGTTGCTGCTCAATCTGCTGACCCTGCTTCTGACCTCCAGTTTCGTCCTGCTGCCCCTGGTCTGGCTCCGGCCCCCTGACCCAGGCCCTGCCCTTAACTTCA CCCTCCAGTGCCCTGGTGGCACCCAGCTCCAGACCAGTGTTCCCAATTTCCACAATCAACTTTGGAATGTTCTAACTGGCAGG GCCTTCAACAACACCTATCTCTTTTATGGCGGGTACCGGGCAGGCCCCGAGAGCAGCTCTGCATACAGCATCCGCCTGGCCTACCTCCTGAGCCCTCTGGCCTGCCTGCTCCTCTGCTTCTGTGGGATTCTGCGGCG GATGGTGAAGGGGCTGCCTCAGAGGCTGTTCCTGGGCCAGGACTACAGGTCACCTCTCAGTGCCAAGGTCTTCTCCTCCTGGGATTTCTGTATCCGGGGACAGGAAGCAGCCACCATCAAAAAGCATGAGATCAGCAACGAGTTCAAG GTAGAGCTGGAGGAGGGGCATCGCTTCCTGCTGGTGCAACAGCAGACCCGGTCCCAGAGAGCCTGCCACCTGCTCACCTGCCTGCGGGTCAACGTCCTCATTGGGCTCCTGGTGGTCGGGGGCATCAGTGCCATCTTCTGGGCCACCAAATACTCGCAGGACAACAAGGAG GAACCCCTGTTTGTGCTACTCCAGTACCTGCCCCCTGGGGTCATCGCTCTGGTCAACTTTCTGGGGCCTCTGCTGTTTGTTTTCCTGGTCCAGCTGGAGAACTACCCTCCCAACACTGAGGTCAACCTCACCCTTATGTG GTGCGTGGTGCTGAAGCTGGCCAGCCTGGGGATGTTCTCCTTCTCTTTGGGTCAGACCATGCTGTGCATCGGCAGAAACAAGACGAGCTGTGAGTCCTACGGCTACGACGCCTGCGACTACCAG TGCTGGGAGAACTCAGTGGGGGAGGAGCTGTACAAGCTAAGCACCTTCAACTTCCTGCTCACCGTGGCCTTCACCTTCCTCGTCAGCCTGCCTAGGAG GCTGCTGGTGGAACGATTCTCAGGCCGGTTCTGGGCCTGGTTGGACCGGGAGGAGTTCTTGGTGCCCAAGAACGTGTTGGACATCGTGGCAGCGCAGACGGTTACCTGGATGGGCCTCTTCTACTGCCCCCTGTTGCCCTTGTTCAACAGCATCTTCATCTTCCTCACCTTCTACATCAAGAAG CTGGTGCTCATCCTCGGCCTGCTTGTGGCCACCGTGCCGCTGGGCTACGTGGTCAGCAG CATCCACTCCTCTTGGGACTGCGGCCTCTTCGCCAACTACTCGGCCCCCTGGCAGGTGGTCCCGGAGCTGGTGGCCCTGTGGCTGCCACCCTCTGGCCAGCGTGCTGTCCACTACCTGGGCTCCCATGCCTTCAGCTTTCCCCTCCTCATCCTGCTCAG CCTCGTCCTGACCGTGTGCGTCTCGCAGTCCCAGGCCAAGGCAAGGGCCATCCACGGCCTCCGCAAGCAGCTGGTATGG CAAGTCCAGGAGAAGTGGCACCTGGTGGAGGACCTGTCGCGGCTGCTGCCAGACCCGGGCCTCGCTGACTCTCTGGGGCCTGAGTCCCCTCACTGGCGATCTTCCCGCCCGCGATCCTTCTGCCCCGGATTCCCTTGCCCAGGATCCCCCAGGCCGGGACCCTCCCTCGCGGATCCCACCTGTAGATTCCACTTCCCCAGCAGCACGGATCCCACCCCCGCCGCCACCTAG
- the LG15H17orf99 gene encoding protein IL-40 isoform X1 produces the protein MRLRLLICLATLATSSFSMEQEGDSTSEISIAYKVLEVFPKACRVLITCHSPHASLPITYSLWGTGDTEVAKKMVKTQDPASFSINVTLKSRPDLLTYFCQAATTGGKRVVSTKLQMYWELWANPVSQLQANFTLLDEGSGPRVEVACQAFGSPPITYSLIGKNGHVYMQQKPTYGQPANFSFPLTETSEWLQCQAENDISVQSSPLTLVPPEKPTQPRHLRFPHRTAAPGTHLYAGWQPHLYCSYHLLDAGLDQVDQVVTTRCDSSVGPSGTAPVLAPYRRTHHLNEEQACQPGFLEPLCSVTSGWGGGCRGTGRPQDRVASVRPVAPPLCVTIHVGLGRRWG, from the exons ATGAGGCTCCGGCTACTGATCTGCTTGGCTACGCTGG CCACCAGCAGCTTCTCCATGGAGCAGGAAGGAG ATAGCACCTCTGAGATCTCCATTGCCTACAAAGTCCTGGAGGTCTTCCCCAAAGCCTGCCGAGTTCTCATAACATGCCACTCACCCCATGCATCTCTGCCCATCACCTACTCCCTCTGGGGCACTGGGGACACTGAAGTCGCCAAGAAAATGGTAAAGACCCAAGACCCAGCCTCCTTCAGCATCAATGTCACGCTCAAGTCCAGGCCAGACCTGCTCACCTATTTCTGCCAGGCAGCCACCACCGGGGGCAAGCGTGTGGTCAGCACCAAGCTGCAGATGTACTGGGAGCTGTGGGCCA ATCCCGTGTCCCAGCTGCAAGCTAACTTTACCTTGTTGGACGAAGGGTCAGGCCCCAGGGTAGAGGTGGCCTGCCAGGCATTCGGCAGCCCTCCCATCACCTACAGCCTGATTGGGAAGAATGGGCACGTCTACATGCAGCAGAAACCAACCTACGGGCAGCCTGCCAACTTCTCCTTCCCACTGACCGAGACGTCGGAGTGGCTCCAGTGCCAGGCTGAAAATGACATCAGTGTCCAAAGCAGCCCCCTCACACTGGTGCCGCCAG AGAAGCCCACCCAGCCCAGACACCTCCGCTTCCCTCACAGGACAGCTGCCCCAGGGACCCACCTTTATGCTGGCTGGCAGCCTCACCTCTATTGCAGCTATCACCTCCTGGATGCTGGGCTGGACCAAGTGGACCAG GTTGTGACCACAAGATGCGACAGCTCAGTAGGGCCCTCCGGGACAGCCCCTGTGCTTGCCCCCTACAGAAGGACCCACCATTTGAATGAAGAACAAGCATGCCAGCCTGGATTCCTGGAGCCCCTGTGTTCTGTGACCTCAGGATGGGGTGGAGGCTGTAGAGGGACAGGGAGGCCACAGGACAGAGTGGCTTCTGTGCGGCCTGTCGCCCCTCCACTGTGTGTCACCATCCATGTGGGTCTGGGAAGAAGGTGGGGGTAG
- the LG15H17orf99 gene encoding protein IL-40 isoform X2 → MRLRLLICLATLATSSFSMEQEGDSTSEISIAYKVLEVFPKACRVLITCHSPHASLPITYSLWGTGDTEVAKKMVKTQDPASFSINVTLKSRPDLLTYFCQAATTGGKRVVSTKLQMYWELWARSGPRVEVACQAFGSPPITYSLIGKNGHVYMQQKPTYGQPANFSFPLTETSEWLQCQAENDISVQSSPLTLVPPEKPTQPRHLRFPHRTAAPGTHLYAGWQPHLYCSYHLLDAGLDQVDQVVTTRCDSSVGPSGTAPVLAPYRRTHHLNEEQACQPGFLEPLCSVTSGWGGGCRGTGRPQDRVASVRPVAPPLCVTIHVGLGRRWG, encoded by the exons ATGAGGCTCCGGCTACTGATCTGCTTGGCTACGCTGG CCACCAGCAGCTTCTCCATGGAGCAGGAAGGAG ATAGCACCTCTGAGATCTCCATTGCCTACAAAGTCCTGGAGGTCTTCCCCAAAGCCTGCCGAGTTCTCATAACATGCCACTCACCCCATGCATCTCTGCCCATCACCTACTCCCTCTGGGGCACTGGGGACACTGAAGTCGCCAAGAAAATGGTAAAGACCCAAGACCCAGCCTCCTTCAGCATCAATGTCACGCTCAAGTCCAGGCCAGACCTGCTCACCTATTTCTGCCAGGCAGCCACCACCGGGGGCAAGCGTGTGGTCAGCACCAAGCTGCAGATGTACTGGGAGCTGTGGGCCA GGTCAGGCCCCAGGGTAGAGGTGGCCTGCCAGGCATTCGGCAGCCCTCCCATCACCTACAGCCTGATTGGGAAGAATGGGCACGTCTACATGCAGCAGAAACCAACCTACGGGCAGCCTGCCAACTTCTCCTTCCCACTGACCGAGACGTCGGAGTGGCTCCAGTGCCAGGCTGAAAATGACATCAGTGTCCAAAGCAGCCCCCTCACACTGGTGCCGCCAG AGAAGCCCACCCAGCCCAGACACCTCCGCTTCCCTCACAGGACAGCTGCCCCAGGGACCCACCTTTATGCTGGCTGGCAGCCTCACCTCTATTGCAGCTATCACCTCCTGGATGCTGGGCTGGACCAAGTGGACCAG GTTGTGACCACAAGATGCGACAGCTCAGTAGGGCCCTCCGGGACAGCCCCTGTGCTTGCCCCCTACAGAAGGACCCACCATTTGAATGAAGAACAAGCATGCCAGCCTGGATTCCTGGAGCCCCTGTGTTCTGTGACCTCAGGATGGGGTGGAGGCTGTAGAGGGACAGGGAGGCCACAGGACAGAGTGGCTTCTGTGCGGCCTGTCGCCCCTCCACTGTGTGTCACCATCCATGTGGGTCTGGGAAGAAGGTGGGGGTAG
- the LG15H17orf99 gene encoding protein IL-40 isoform X4: protein MRLRLLICLATLATSSFSMEQEGDSTSEISIAYKVLEVFPKACRVLITCHSPHASLPITYSLWGTGDTEVAKKMVKTQDPASFSINVTLKSRPDLLTYFCQAATTGGKRVVSTKLQMYWELWANPVSQLQANFTLLDEGSGPRVEVACQAFGSPPITYSLIGKNGHVYMQQKPTYGQPANFSFPLTETSEWLQCQAENDISVQSSPLTLVPPGQLPQGPTFMLAGSLTSIAAITSWMLGWTKWTRL from the exons ATGAGGCTCCGGCTACTGATCTGCTTGGCTACGCTGG CCACCAGCAGCTTCTCCATGGAGCAGGAAGGAG ATAGCACCTCTGAGATCTCCATTGCCTACAAAGTCCTGGAGGTCTTCCCCAAAGCCTGCCGAGTTCTCATAACATGCCACTCACCCCATGCATCTCTGCCCATCACCTACTCCCTCTGGGGCACTGGGGACACTGAAGTCGCCAAGAAAATGGTAAAGACCCAAGACCCAGCCTCCTTCAGCATCAATGTCACGCTCAAGTCCAGGCCAGACCTGCTCACCTATTTCTGCCAGGCAGCCACCACCGGGGGCAAGCGTGTGGTCAGCACCAAGCTGCAGATGTACTGGGAGCTGTGGGCCA ATCCCGTGTCCCAGCTGCAAGCTAACTTTACCTTGTTGGACGAAGGGTCAGGCCCCAGGGTAGAGGTGGCCTGCCAGGCATTCGGCAGCCCTCCCATCACCTACAGCCTGATTGGGAAGAATGGGCACGTCTACATGCAGCAGAAACCAACCTACGGGCAGCCTGCCAACTTCTCCTTCCCACTGACCGAGACGTCGGAGTGGCTCCAGTGCCAGGCTGAAAATGACATCAGTGTCCAAAGCAGCCCCCTCACACTGGTGCCGCCAG GACAGCTGCCCCAGGGACCCACCTTTATGCTGGCTGGCAGCCTCACCTCTATTGCAGCTATCACCTCCTGGATGCTGGGCTGGACCAAGTGGACCAG GTTGTGA
- the LG15H17orf99 gene encoding protein IL-40 isoform X3: protein MEQEGDSTSEISIAYKVLEVFPKACRVLITCHSPHASLPITYSLWGTGDTEVAKKMVKTQDPASFSINVTLKSRPDLLTYFCQAATTGGKRVVSTKLQMYWELWANPVSQLQANFTLLDEGSGPRVEVACQAFGSPPITYSLIGKNGHVYMQQKPTYGQPANFSFPLTETSEWLQCQAENDISVQSSPLTLVPPEKPTQPRHLRFPHRTAAPGTHLYAGWQPHLYCSYHLLDAGLDQVDQVVTTRCDSSVGPSGTAPVLAPYRRTHHLNEEQACQPGFLEPLCSVTSGWGGGCRGTGRPQDRVASVRPVAPPLCVTIHVGLGRRWG from the exons ATGGAGCAGGAAGGAG ATAGCACCTCTGAGATCTCCATTGCCTACAAAGTCCTGGAGGTCTTCCCCAAAGCCTGCCGAGTTCTCATAACATGCCACTCACCCCATGCATCTCTGCCCATCACCTACTCCCTCTGGGGCACTGGGGACACTGAAGTCGCCAAGAAAATGGTAAAGACCCAAGACCCAGCCTCCTTCAGCATCAATGTCACGCTCAAGTCCAGGCCAGACCTGCTCACCTATTTCTGCCAGGCAGCCACCACCGGGGGCAAGCGTGTGGTCAGCACCAAGCTGCAGATGTACTGGGAGCTGTGGGCCA ATCCCGTGTCCCAGCTGCAAGCTAACTTTACCTTGTTGGACGAAGGGTCAGGCCCCAGGGTAGAGGTGGCCTGCCAGGCATTCGGCAGCCCTCCCATCACCTACAGCCTGATTGGGAAGAATGGGCACGTCTACATGCAGCAGAAACCAACCTACGGGCAGCCTGCCAACTTCTCCTTCCCACTGACCGAGACGTCGGAGTGGCTCCAGTGCCAGGCTGAAAATGACATCAGTGTCCAAAGCAGCCCCCTCACACTGGTGCCGCCAG AGAAGCCCACCCAGCCCAGACACCTCCGCTTCCCTCACAGGACAGCTGCCCCAGGGACCCACCTTTATGCTGGCTGGCAGCCTCACCTCTATTGCAGCTATCACCTCCTGGATGCTGGGCTGGACCAAGTGGACCAG GTTGTGACCACAAGATGCGACAGCTCAGTAGGGCCCTCCGGGACAGCCCCTGTGCTTGCCCCCTACAGAAGGACCCACCATTTGAATGAAGAACAAGCATGCCAGCCTGGATTCCTGGAGCCCCTGTGTTCTGTGACCTCAGGATGGGGTGGAGGCTGTAGAGGGACAGGGAGGCCACAGGACAGAGTGGCTTCTGTGCGGCCTGTCGCCCCTCCACTGTGTGTCACCATCCATGTGGGTCTGGGAAGAAGGTGGGGGTAG